The DNA region ATCGGGCGAATCACACACCAGGAAGTGTTCACCACAGCTCGGTAACTCTCATTGCATAGATTCACCATCTTCACAACAAGATCAAAGATATCTGTAGGATAATCCCTTCCGGCATACAACGTCATCCTCTTCAAACCCGAGAAAGACTCCAACATATGCTTTATCATTCCAATCTCTCCCTTTGTCCCTCTAAACATTTCAATCTGTATCTCTTCCACTATCTTTTCCACCGGACAAGACGTGAGCCAAccaccattctcctccaaaGAAATGCAGTCACAAATACGAAGAcactgaaagaaaaaaagatacaaTAAGGGACTTTGAAGAATGATCTCTATCTATGGTAATGATTTTTTGACAAATTGGTACCTCTATGTGTAGAGTTTCTAAATGTGGACAGTTTTGTAAGAGAACCGGCATTGCTTGCCATCCCACTGGAGGGCGACTCCCACTAATTCGTAACCTTTTGAGGTTGTTGAACACAGGCATCGATTCAAAGCATAGAGAAAATAACTGTAACaagaaaagaataaaacatGATTAAGAAAGTTTTACTTTACCTAACATGGCTTTAATGATCTCATGTTCCAAGAGAGAACAAAATAGAAACTTAATTACCTCGAGAGTTTCACAAGAAAACGTAAGTGTCTTCACATTTCTTATGCCAGTCATGAGCTTACACAAATTTCCACATGACAGAACAACATAGTTCCTAAATCCATCAGCATTTCGCTCTCTGTCTAGCATTGTATAATCACGTATATCAAGGTCGATTACAGCCTCAACTAAAATAGGCAAGTTAACTTTGGGATAGTCGCTCGCAACTTTATCAGAATACTCAAGGTAAAGCAGACTTGGAGTATCAAAAGAAATGCTCATGCTATTTGTAATATGTACTGTCATGCTTTCACAACCCAAGGCATGGATAGTTAGCTTCTTAAGGCTTGCACTTGACACTGAATCACCCGAACCTCTCCACACAATGTCTTTTATGTATAACTCTTCAAGCACAGGGAAAGCGGGGAGAATCATCTCAAGCTTATCCGAGCAAAAAAATCCGTTAACCACTAGAGTTTTAAGCTTAGGCAAAAAAGTTCCTTCAGCTCCAGGCCACCAATCAACGTTGCTAAATATCAACTTGACTAGTGTCCTACTGACGAACATCTCTTGGGGCAGAAGATAATTAaaatcatcatcaccatcttgATCATAGATGACAGTTTCAAGTTCTGAAACACCACGACGCAGCACGTTACATATCCAACGATCCAAATGATCTGGATGAATGTAGTTTATACACTTGAGGGAGACTTTCTTAATGGAAGAATCACCCTGCAAAGCCAATACCCTATCTATAAACCCCCTGAAGCTCCGCATAGTTCCATACATATTCTCCTTAGGAATACCATAATCAATGCTATCTACAGGCACGATCTTAATAGGACAAGTGATGTCAAGATTAGGGACAAACGCAAGAAGATTGCGCCACTTAGTTGATAAAACAGATGTCAAAGCAGCAAGCTTTGTCGGAAGGAAGGACAAGATATGGCAAAGAACCTCGTCAGGTAGACCGCTAATATGATCCATCTACTCTTTAATCAGTTTCCACGCAGCAAATCTAGTCTTAGGGTTAGGGTTTGCCGCGACGTGGGGAAAATCTTAGGGCTTGCTTTCTACTTTCGAATTTTGTATGACTTAGATGTACTGAAGCCGAAATTAACGTCGTTTTGCATTAGACTAGTTGCCCCAATAGCTGGTCGTTCAGCTTAACCCTGATAACGTCGGTGTATCTTGCTATCATATGAGCATATATAGTCAcgattttatcaaaataaatagaaattttctatttttaaaacctaatttaatttttttttgataaagggctAACCTAATTTAATTATTTCCTAATAGTATAAAGTTAATTTCCTTTATTCAAAATTCATGTGTTGGGCACGTTAGTTTCATTAATCCATCTTCTTCCACGCATGTTAGAGTCCTTACGGATCGTCCATTTCAATCCCTAATTAATTTGTGTTGTCTCATAACCTTCTTCCAGAACGGATCTTTAAGAGAAGCTACCCGGCCAACAACATCACGTTTAGATTCTTTATAACGATTAGAAAAGGTCAAGATTCACTGAATGAGCATTGTCTAAGAGCATTTCCAGTGGTACGGTAGATCTAGTAAATAAAACTAAACGTCACTTTTAACTTtggattataaataatttgcaTCCTGGACAGAGATAGAAAACACTTCTAAATACATTTACAAATTTGAATTATTAACAGGGGCATCATTAAGAATCATCAGTACAAAAATACACTAATTTTAAAAACCCTTCCCTTACCTCTTGTGCAATGGGAagttgaataataaaaaaatcataaatgaatTCATTCATGTTGAAAAGATTTAACTAGTTGAATCAATAAAAGTAGACAAATGACATATTAATTGAGTcatagaaaattaattttgttaaatataaattagatatatgtattgttattttattggaaatatatatatatatatatatatatatatatatatttcatcccaaatttcaaatcaattttttgatagtagtttttttattttttattattatatcagaacttattattttgtaaactcAATAAATATAAACGTGTTTTAATTTGaacacataaaattttatatttatgaaaaaatctatttttatgagAAATGAATttggaaaataattattaacaCCTAAAATAACACAAGTTATTGTTTTAACAACGTAAATTCTAAGAATTATCAATCTCAGTTATAaagttatatgttttttattagtTATGTGTCATGCTTAtgtttattgtatttttaaactttttatattgtttctttaataaaaatgatttctATTTTCCGTATCTAttacttaaatataaaatatattttttaatttatttaacttttatatttttaattattttatgtagaaTTATGTAGTTATTTGAATAAAAACTAGTTTCCCCAGATTTGAgagaatcaatttttttttccaaaatcttgattggcaaaaaataaaatttcaaaaacaaaagcataaaaactatttcaaaaatatggttACCAtctataaatcataaatataagtgATTTTAGTGAtactcaaaatatttattttaaatcaaccaactaaaatttaatgaaaatattttaactaagaGATACCTGGAAATAAAATCTATCCATGGAGTGCAGTTCCCcttcaaaattagcatttccATACACTAACGATActctaaaataatcaaaaaaaaaatcctaaaccaatctttttttgtcagctCCTTAATCATGTCATGTCATCTGAATTTATACTTGAACATTCAAAGAGTAAGAGTTTATTACAGCACATCATCCCTTCTATGCGAAGCTGGAATGATCgcaaaagaaaagactataCTAAGCCGGACATTCTCGGACACATTACAACCGGTACCTCAGCTATAAAGCCTTAAACAAGATTATCTTCACAAAACATCAAAATCAGACAAGTAGCATTATGAATTCACCAAAGAATCTAGGGCACCGAGTGACAATCATCATAAACTTCCAAAGCAGCCGGAGAGCAAGCAACAAGACCAAGAGAGCGACTTCAGAAAGAACCATCCAAGACAATCAAACCGTAGCTTGACTGTACCCAACAGAAAAGCTTCAAAACCCCTAGGAACAAAGAGAACACCTTACCTGAACATGAACCATACCACTTCAACCACCGAAGAAGGGACCATCAAAGAACCAGAATGGAGCGACAGGAAACAGGAGACACAAACGACAGTGTCAAAAGCAAAATCCTACACCAACggagcggggaaagaagacaaGAAGCAGATACACCAGAGATACACGACTAAGAGACCACAAAGAACAACCTTGAACCCAAACCAGTTGCCACACAGGGAGATCAGCGAGGCACACCCACCAACAAGGAGACAATCATAACGAATCCTTAACCACGATCCGCTCAGTGAAGATGGCATTTACTTCTTGTACCATTATTTTCAGACCAGTGAATACTATTAATAAGTCATTTAAGAGTTTTAAACTTTCCCCTTAGTTTTTCAATTTGCAGAAAGCACCTCCGAAGCTACCTTACTGTAAAGTCTAGACTCTAAACCGGAAGCCCTGTCTTTGTTACAAGCAATCAAAGTCTATATAAACATAGTAAAAccatatgtttattttattcaaaattactttttttttctttctttttttttattcataagtACTTTTATTTCCTCTTCACTTATTAGGATAACAAACAATCACAAGATGTTCACAGCTTGCAGTACTTGTTGAACCAGACAGCAATGTTGAGAAAGCTTTCATAATCCGTCTGCGGTCTGCAAAATAAACAATCACAAGCTGTAAGGACATGCTTTTAAACTTCAACACTTTCTCACACATATGCTTTagcttttgtgtttttttctttacctGTCTAGAGAATGATTGTCATTAGGAAAGACTAAGACTTTAACCTCGGCTCCTTTCTCCTTTAACGCCCTAACGTACTATACAAATCAAGAACACTGAATTAAACAACTTCACCACTGAGTTTGGGATCTGCAAACTTTAACCAAGTTGAAGACTGATCTTACTTGAAATCCATTTGAAATAGGAACACGGAGATCCATAGTTCCCAAAAGAAACAGAGTGGGTGTTTTCACCTGCACAAGTAAGAATCATTAAATATTGGATGTCATCAAACCTTACCAAAGAACGGAAGTGGTCTTGTTAACCTTTGAGATGTGTGATATAGGAGAGATCTGATGAAACAGAGACATGTCTTCAGGTGAGGGAGCTTCTGTGTAGTGAGTCTGTTCACCATAAGCTTCAAAGAAACACCAATCAGGTATATCCGTAATCCCAACCATTGAAGCAATGTTGCATACAGGATTCCTTGCAGCTGCTGCCACAAACTTATCCGGTGCCTATAGCAAAGCTTTTAGTATACGAATGATGATTTATATTCTGGTGCCATTGCTGCTTCAAAGGTGAGTGAATAAAAGTACCTGGCCAATCAAGTGTGTTGTCAGAAACCCACCATGAGAACCACCTAGGACGGTTATTCTAGACGGGTCTGCAAGTCCCATTTCAACGGCATGATCTACAGCTGAGAGCACATCGTTCACGTCCTGTGATCCAATTTTTCCAGGTATAGACTGCAAAGCATCTTCCCCAAATCCCAACGAACCCCTTTCAATTCAAATGAATCCGCCAAAGACTAAGTTAGAATCACTGAAAGGTTGTTAGTAACCACTGGTTATGAGAGCTGTATGTGAGTGAACCTGTAATTTACAATCAGCAGACTGTATCCAATTGAGGAGAGATATGCCAACTGCTTGGAGAAGCTGCTTGGTGCAACTGTATGAGGGCCTCCATGGAGGACAACAGCTAAAGGATCACGTTTCCCATTCTCCTTGGTCTTTGTAGACGATACATATATAGCTTCAAACGGTCTTTTGGCCCCTGCCATGTGCCAAGAAAGTTTATCAAACCAAAAAGTAAAACAGGTTGAAATGAATAGCTTGTTTGTAAAAGCAAGATTAAGTGAGTACCTTCGGTGAGACATTCAGATACATTACTGACTGGAACGTTTAGAATTTTAAACTGAAGAGATGAAAGCCCTGAGGTCACCTGCAGCAGTATagtaaaaaccaaaaaaaatatgaacacAGGAAAATGTTAACATCATCTGCATCAAGAGGATCTAGCAAATGTGAATTTACCTTCTCAGAGCATTTAAATATTGGTTTTTGGATACTTGACCAATGCCACGAAGGCTTTCCAGATGGATCAAGAACTTTCTTTCCGTACTTGATTTCAGGAACACTCACTGGACTGCTAGACActtctcacaaaaaaaaaaatacaatgttTTTTCAAGACTGGTGTGTGTTTAAGTTCAAAGTTAGTAACTGAGATAAGATCTTGCTTAAAGATGTTACCAGCAACAACATTATCACCATCTAGTGCAAGAACGCTCCATGAAAAATCTGAATCATTAGGGCTGACGCGTGATACTTCACCACTGTGATGCCCCACGATAAAGAATTTTATCATCAATTACCATAGCAGCAGAAGATAATTTGGAAACTTTTCATATTCACTCATCACTCACCTTATCAAATTTAAGCTGAGTATTACTCTACAACTGCGCCAGTAGGAAGACAACATAAGAGTTTGTCCATCTGACAGCCACGGATCACTCAGAAGTCCGGTGAAATAGAGCCCAGGGAAACAGCCATCATCAGGACAATTCACAACTTCAATCTGCATTATCAAATAACATTTAAGAAACAAAGTAGTATGAGAGTAAGTTTGAAGCCTTCATAGGGAAATAAAGAAAGACAAATGGTCTGTATAATCTCACCACATCAACGACATTAGTTGACTCGGGAAGTTTCCCATCACTTGGCCAGCTAATCTTGTGAAGTGACTCGGTGGAACAATGCGCCCCAGAATCAACAGCGGCCTTTGCTGATAAAAACAGGAGAAACTTGCCATCTTTGCTGtgagagaaggaaaaaaatgtaTTGTGAAGAGAGTACGTCTTAAACATATGCTGTGTAAGATGGCTCAGTTAGATAAACACAGTAACAAGGAGAACAAACAAATGCTTTTAGTAAAGACAAGAGAAAGAGTTTCATAAGATGTAAACCTGAAGCGTGGAGAAAAACCGCTGCTTATGCTTTTAGTCAAATTATGAATAGGGAATGATTCGTTTGCATCATCTCTGGAACACAAGTAAAGACAAACTCTTATCAAATACTTTTTCGGAGGTAAGGAGTGATCAAGTTGTCTTATAGAAGCCAAAAACTCACTTTGGTTCTGTGAATCTAATCGCGTATATGGCACATGGTCTGTTGTAGCAGTGCCTGAGACCAAGCTTTCTTTTATCTCCTAACCATCCAGCAAAAACTAAGTACTGAGCTGAGCCTTTACTGTTTGGACTCCAAACAACCTGTCCAACGCTTATCGATCTTGGAACTCCTTTGATATGCTTAACCTCTCCACTGGAAATAAAAAAGGAGAACCAACCAATAATCAAAAAGATGCCAAAGACTaattgctctttttttttttctattgagAGACTTATTAAACCTGTCAACATTGATAACAAAAAGTGAAGGCTGCTTTTTTCCGGCATACGCTTCTCCCCATTCCTCTTCCCAATCTCCTTGACCTTTCCAGCTTCCAATATCCTTGTCCAAAGAATTTTCTTTCTTGTAATAACCAAGATGGTCGAATGTAGGTTTTGGAAAAGATGGTTCCTCTGCAACATAAGCAACACGAGTCTCATCTGAGTTCCAAGAGATCCCTTCAAACCTGCATCATCACTCACTTATTTTTTCTCCTTCTCCAAGAACTTGTCTTTAAAATAAGCTAAAAAAAGGAAAGTGTAGTACCATCCATCAACATATACAGAGCCATGAACTTTCAGCGGAATATGAAACTCCTTGACTAGCTGAGACGAACTCCATATCTCAAACTTTGTAGGAGAATCGTCGTTTTCAGGGTTTCGAATCACAAGGAGCTTCAGACCCGACGGAGAGGGGACAAAAGCAGATGCACCAGTCATCTCGACTGGAAATGGAGCCCAGTGAAAGTTACTACTTTCTTCTTTGGAGATGTGAGCAGATAACATAAACTTCCTCCTTTTATTAGCCAAAAGGTTAGCTTGACTCATGGCAACCATTGCCTGAGTACCTATAAAGTGGAAATCATCAGAGTGATTTTGATACCAAAGTTTCCAACTTGGATAtgatatgtaaaaaaaaaaaaagagtcaatACCAGAATCAGAGTTGAAAATCCAAGCTTTGTCAATGGTGGGAATAGTCATGAAGTCTTGAAGTAACTTTGACTGCGTGCCATACTCTTCCTCAGTAGTTGAGTCCAAGCCCTTAGCAGAGTCAGTTCCAGAAGAATCCATGGCTACAACTCCTCGAATCCAAGCTTTGGAACTGAAACAAACCAACGCAACCCATAAATCTCTAATTGATTGCTGCATAACGATTCAAGTAATCAGATCTATCATCCACAGAATCAGATATCATTGGCCTCAAAATTCGATAATCAGAAATCGATCAAAGAGTGAAACTTTTGGATTGAAAACTATCGAACAGACAAAACCCATCAAAGCAATCAATCTCAGTTCGTGATAACTTACGAGGAGGATAGAGTTTTGGAGTGTGGAAGAGTGAGAGTTGTGGGGAAGAGAAGGCGACGAAGATGAAGATGGGAGGAAGGGAAGAAGCCCAAATTAGTGGAGCAAGTGAGTGCAGAAAGCGTATAGATTCTCGCCATCTATCTTTATATTATATCCCCCTTCAATCTGCTGACTCAATCATACcacaaagtttcaaaaaaattcttataatttcattggttagctagttttttttttccttttttttaactATTGTTATCTAACATTAAACTAGGACTTATATCAATATAAATTGCCAAACGGAACAAagaataactttaaaaaaaaataatgagcttttgaagaaatttttttttcagatatctCTTCCTTCAATCTTTGGTTCTGCCGTTTGGCTTATGATGTTTTTTACTGTCGTTAGCCAATTGTTCTCTTAtagatgtaattttttttactgccATCACACTTTCAAGTGATGGTGTGTtacttaaagatttttttttttgccaagaaTGTTAATATCATATTAATGATGTTTAGATTTTACAAACTAGAATCTACTACAAACTCTGCCCCggcaaaaacaaataaaaacaaggtAGAGCTAAGAAAGTTTTGAAAGCAAGAAATTATATAATCCAAAGAGACAAGAGAGATCAAAAGTTCTTGCGACTCCTCCTGGCTAAAATCGTATTCTTAACATCCCTATAGATCAATCCCATAGTGACGCTAGTAGTGGCGAGAGTGTTGTTGTGGAGCGCTCCGTTCCGCTGCTTTCAAAGGTGGAATACTGTTGCTTGTGCCGCAATCTTCCGGAGTGTAGATGGTCCAAGGGAGTTTGATGCTCTGATCCAAGAAAGGAGTTCCTGCCAGTTCATAAATGGTTGGCCTGAAGGGTTTAGTCGCGAGAGAACCTGAGTCCACACCGCTCTGCTGTAACCACAAGTGATAAAAAGGTGGTCTCTGGTTTCCGGTTCAATTGAGCAGAGGCAGCAGGTAATAGAAACATTCATCCCCCAAGAGACCAGTCTTGCTCTGGTTGGTAGTCTATCTAAGTTAGTCACCCACATGTTAAAAGAGTGTTTTGGAACAGCCCCTTTAAACCAGACGCAGTCTACCCATTGTTTTGTCGCCTCTTTGGGTCTCAAGATTTCCCAAATATCAGCTGCTGAGAAAATTGAAGTTCCTGCACCTTCAACTCTCCATTCGTATTGATCATCACCGGCATCGGTTGTAGGCAGGGCAATTGTCGTCAAGTGCATTTGAAGGTTCAAAGATTCTTCTGATCGGGGGGAAGGTAGGTTCCATCCTACTGCAGAGACAACTTGAGAGACAGTCGCTTGGAGAGGTGTCCTTAGCATCCGAGGGCCTGTCGGTCCAATATAGTCAATCAAAGAGCGAAAAGGGGTCCAGCTATCATACCAGAAGCTGATTGTTGTTCCTGAAACTAATACACCTTTGCAGAAAGTGAAAGCCACATCTATGATCTTCAACAGCTGTTTCCAAGTCCAAGAGTGATTGGCAGATTCCGTGAGGGCCCAAAGGGAAGTGTCTTGCAGATGATAGTGTTTGTGCCAAGCAACCCACAGTGACTCACTGTTAGAGAACAATAGCCAAATAAAACGCAAGATGAGTACTCTGTTCCATGCTGCGTAGCTTCTTAGTCCAAGACCGCCCTCCTCTTTAGGTAGACAACATGTTTTCCAAGCAACCTTAGCAGACTTCCTATTATCAATGTCACCAGACCACAAGAATCTAGCACAGAGTGAATCAATTTTCCTTACAGCCTTTAGGAAGTACAAAAGTTGAGATCCAGAAGTTCACTGTTCCTGCAATAACCGTATTGAGGAGTAATAACCTGCCTGCAAAAGAGAGAGCCTTGATAGCCCAACTTCTGAATCTCTTGATCAGCTTTTGGAGCAGAGCATCGTAGTCTGAGATTCGCAGTTTTCGGCTCATCAAGGGCAGGCCTAGGTATCTTATTGGCAGGGAACCCACATTGAAACCGAAAGTAGCTATAGCCAAGGATTCCTCATCACTTAGACCCGAGCAGAATAGCTCCGTTTTGTTCTTGTTCATGATTAAACCTGACCAGGATCCAAAATCATCTACACTCTGATATACCGTGTAAAGAGTTTGCACTGCCATCAAAGAAAACCATTACATCATCTGCAAACATTAGATGGGTGAGCTTTAGAGCAGAGGTTCGAGGGTGGTAACCAATAAGGCCAGATTCATATCTCGACAGCAGCAGCTTGAAAAAGCTTCCATTGCCAAGACGAAGATGTATGGAGATAGCGGATCTCCTTGGTTTGAATCCCAATTGTGCTTGCAAAATAACCACTGCTGCTGCCATTTACGGAGACAGTGAAGGATGCAGTAGATATACATTGATTTATCCATTTGATGAACCTTTCCGGGAGAGATAGGGCTTTCAGAGTACCAAGGATGAAGTCCCATCTCAATGTATCAAAGGCTTTGCGCAAGTCAACCTTGAGCATAGCTCTCGGAGTCGAATTTGCAGTGTTGTATCCTTGCACTAGATCAGTCGCTAGCAAAACATTTTCTGCTAGTAAACGTCCCGGCATAAAAGCAGACTGGGATTGGCTGATAATCTTAGGTAGAATGGACTTGAGTCTCTGGGCTAGCAGCTTGGATATTACTTTGTACACCGTGTTCAGACAAGAGATAGGTCTGAAATCCGCTGCAGTAGAGGCATTGGTGATCTTTGGAATCAACACAAGGGTTGTGGCGTTCCATTGCTTGAGGATACTCTCAGATGAGAAAAATTCCATTACCGCTTCCGTGACCTCCGGGCCAATTATACTCCAGCATGTTTTGAAGAACTCCGATGAGAAGCCGTCTGGACCACTTGCCTTGTTGTTTGGCAAAGAAAAGAAAGCCTCTCTGATTTCAGTAGCTGTGAAGTCTTTACAGAAGTCCTCCTCATCTGCTTGTGAACAATTGAAATCAAAGAGCAAGTCAATGTCTGATTGCTCAAACATAGTTTGGCCAATCTGACCGCCAAGGAGGTCCGAGAAATATTTGACACAATGTTGCTCAATTCCAGCCTGATCCTCAATTTTTCCACCGGCTGCATCCATTAGGTAGTGAATGTGATTTGCTGAGCGTCTAATGGACACCAAGCGATGATAATAGGTGGTACTTGTATCACCAAGATCTAGCCAGGTCACCGCTGACTTCTGCATTAGAAATCTTTCCTCCGCTTTCGAGAAGATCTCCCATTTACGAATACACTCAAGTTCTCTTTCCGCATTTGCAGGAGTGGGATTATCCAGCGTGCTGGTCTGTGCTTGCAGCATAACTTCATGAGCTTCTTTATCTTTTTGCTTAGCTCTCCTCGTTTTCCTTCCTTTAGGGCCAGGGGGATGAGATTTTGGGCAGTTGTGCGGACCATGGGTAGCTGACTTACACGGTTCACAAGTGATTGGAGCTAGCTTACAACGCTTAGAGCTATGCCCTATCTCTTTGCAGTGGCTGCAGACAGGCGGCATCCACGGACTAGAGACAAGCACTCTGCTGATCTCCCCTGTCTCAAATTGAACATTCACTGCTTCAGGAAGTGGCTTCCGCGGGTCAATGATTGTGAAAACTTTTGCAACCTCTAGATTAGTCTTATTTGCAGTAGCCGGATGGAGAAATTTTGGGTCTCCCACCTGACTCGCAATCCGTTCCAAGCCATCCTCATTAAAGAATTGGAATGGCACATTGCGAAGCTCTAGCCAAATCGGTGCAGAAGTTAGTTCTGGCTTTACCGGAGTGGTACCAGGCTCCCACTTGGCCACAAACATCGTTTGACCCTCAATCTGCCATAACCGTTGATTGATGACTCGGTTTCGCGTTGCAGCATTTGGAATCCGAAACAGAAAGGAGAAATCTTCCATCTTGGTGACCGAGATGTCTCGATATTGTTTGCTCCATATCCCATTTGCAATGTTGTGGAGTGTGCCTTGAGATGGCGGATCTGAGTAAAATTGGCCTAACACAAAGCATTCCCATGATTTCCTGTGCTTCTCGATGATAGAGTTCGGCATCTTAATGCAGGTTTCACCTGAAGGTAGCGTGAAAGATTCACCCTTCTTCTCTAGTTGTTTAGCACTTTTAACTCGAGAGCTGTAAGTATCCGGAGTCTTTGACGGAGCAGCTTGCTCTGTAGACAGCAGAAGGTTTGCAGGAGGGGAGGCCGGGTTTTGGTTTGCCGTCTCTGGTTCCTTTCCTGAGTGGTTTACTGACACCGGATCTGCCGTTACTGCGATCACAGGGTCTAGAGGGATGTTTTCCACAGCTTTGTCTGGAGTTTTGGCTTCAGACTGATTTGCGTTACTCGGATCCGCCGTAACAGCGATCTCAAGTATTCC from Raphanus sativus cultivar WK10039 chromosome 8, ASM80110v3, whole genome shotgun sequence includes:
- the LOC108820086 gene encoding F-box/LRR-repeat protein At3g58930-like — translated: MDHISGLPDEVLCHILSFLPTKLAALTSVLSTKWRNLLAFVPNLDITCPIKIVPVDSIDYGIPKENMYGTMRSFRGFIDRVLALQGDSSIKKVSLKCINYIHPDHLDRWICNVLRRGVSELETVIYDQDGDDDFNYLLPQEMFVSRTLVKLIFSNVDWWPGAEGTFLPKLKTLVVNGFFCSDKLEMILPAFPVLEELYIKDIVWRGSGDSVSSASLKKLTIHALGCESMTVHITNSMSISFDTPSLLYLEYSDKVASDYPKVNLPILVEAVIDLDIRDYTMLDRERNADGFRNYVVLSCGNLCKLMTGIRNVKTLTFSCETLELFSLCFESMPVFNNLKRLRISGSRPPVGWQAMPVLLQNCPHLETLHIECLRICDCISLEENGGWLTSCPVEKIVEEIQIEMFRGTKGEIGMIKHMLESFSGLKRMTLYAGRDYPTDIFDLVVKMVNLCNESYRAVVNTSWCVIRPISEVDSSLK
- the LOC130498594 gene encoding acylamino-acid-releasing enzyme-like, yielding MARIYTLSALTCSTNLGFFPSSHLHLRRLLFPTTLTLPHSKTLSSSSKAWIRGVVAMDSSGTDSAKGLDSTTEEEYGTQSKLLQDFMTIPTIDKAWIFNSDSGTQAMVAMSQANLLANKRRKFMLSAHISKEESSNFHWAPFPVEMTGASAFVPSPSGLKLLVIRNPENDDSPTKFEIWSSSQLVKEFHIPLKVHGSVYVDGWFEGISWNSDETRVAYVAEEPSFPKPTFDHLGYYKKENSLDKDIGSWKGQGDWEEEWGEAYAGKKQPSLFVINVDSGEVKHIKGVPRSISVGQVVWSPNSKGSAQYLVFAGWLGDKRKLGLRHCYNRPCAIYAIRFTEPKDDANESFPIHNLTKSISSGFSPRFSKDGKFLLFLSAKAAVDSGAHCSTESLHKISWPSDGKLPESTNVVDVIEVVNCPDDGCFPGLYFTGLLSDPWLSDGQTLMLSSYWRSCRVILSLNLISGEVSRVSPNDSDFSWSVLALDGDNVVAVSSSPVSVPEIKYGKKVLDPSGKPSWHWSSIQKPIFKCSEKVTSGLSSLQFKILNVPVSNVSECLTEGAKRPFEAIYVSSTKTKENGKRDPLAVVLHGGPHTVAPSSFSKQLAYLSSIGYSLLIVNYRGSLGFGEDALQSIPGKIGSQDVNDVLSAVDHAVEMGLADPSRITVLGGSHGGFLTTHLIGQAPDKFVAAAARNPVCNIASMVGITDIPDWCFFEAYGEQTHYTEAPSPEDMSLFHQISPISHISKVKTPTLFLLGTMDLRVPISNGFQYVRALKEKGAEVKVLVFPNDNHSLDRPQTDYESFLNIAVWFNKYCKL